The window TTTAATTATGTTGATCCGTCGTTTGTTGAATGTTGGTCCGCTATTATATATAGATCTTGGATTTGGCTTTCGTCTTGTAGTAAGTTAAGTCCGGGTTGTAACTTTGCTACTTGGAATACTCACCCTTCCCTTTGTTTTGGGTGGTGAGGCTTTCCGTCGTGTAATGTCGGCTTTATAGCCTAGCATTTTAATAGAAatcttgcctattaaaaaaaaaagaatatgaaGGACTCCATTTATTGTGTCTGTCATGTGGGCGGTATGGACACTACAAAGAAAATTGTCTGGTAGTGATTAAAGGAAAGAACAAGGTGGGTGAATGTAATAGTATGGGGGAAGATTGATAAATGATGGAGAAATTGGATGAACAAACAATCAGCCAGGGACTGGTATGGAGGACGGGCCATGGAGGATTGTGCAGAAACCGAAAAAACGTAGAAAACCGGCGGAGGGCCGGAGGAACAATGCGCCGGGAAGCTTTAATGAGAAAATTAATGCCGGAGGATCTAGATTCCTAATTTTGGAAAAAGATGATCAAGAAGTAAACGCAAATGATGGTGTTTTCAATGAAGAATCTCCTAGGTTGGAGGAGGATGCGAATAATGATGTGTCGAGCCCAGCTATAACTAATGCAGAGGTTATTGTTACTGGAATAGGAGCAGATAATACAGGGAATGttaataatgaaaatataaaGTGCATGATTTATGGGAATTGATGGTGGGACAAATGATGGAAGAAATAAAGTGTATGATTTGGGGCATAGAAAGAGGAAAAATATGGAGAGGTTCCATTGAGAAGCATCCATGCAAAAGTTAGTGAGGAAATTGAGGTGGATGAGCCACTTGATTTAAATTTAAACATTAAACAATGTGTGAAGTTTACGTATGGCAACTTTCATGCATCCAATACATCTAGTGAAAATGAAAGAACTGATAGTGAAGTGATCTCTCCCACtgttgaggaagatgatgatgttgTCAAGGAGACACCTTGAAGCTGGATTCCTGTTTTTTTTCCCAAAATCGTTTTTTATGAtgattaacaacaacaaaatttctATGTTGGAACTGTAGAGGAGCAGCCAACAAGGCTTTCTTCAGATACTCTAAACAATATTTAGATGTTCATAAACACGATGTTCTAGTTATTATGGAAACTAGATGCGACCCGTTAAAAATCAAGAAAGCTATTTTGAAGCTTGGTTTTGACAATATGGAGTTTACTGAGAACAGAGGCTTTGCAGGAGGGATTGTTGTGGATTGGAAGAGGAGTGAAATAAatattcaagtttctttgaaaaataATCAATTTATTCATGCAAAAGTTTGTATGGAGAATGTGGATGAGTGGTGGTTTACTGCTATATATGCGAGTCCCAATGATAATAGTAAGAAGTTATTATGGGAGGAGTTGAAGAATATTGCGAAGGATATGAAGGATGTCTGGATGCTTGCGGGCGATTTTAACGATATTGCAAGTAGTAGCGAGAAGAAGGGTGGCTTACTAGCATCCACTCATAAATATCAGAGAAAGAAGGAGGGAATGAATGACTCCATGGTGAGTAATTTAGATTCGAAAGAGCCAATGTTCACGTGGAGAGGGCCCATTTTTCATGGTGGTCAAAGAATTTATGAGAAATTGGATCGTGCTATCAACAATGATGGTTGGACACTGCATTTCCTAGAGGCGTTTGTTAAAGTTCTGACTCGAGTTGAGTTCTTCGATCACCATCCGATTCTTATCAACCTGCGAGAGGATATGCAGAATTACCAGAAGAGGCCTTTCCATTTTGAGAGCGCATGGCTCATCAATGACACTTATAAAAATATGTTGCAAGAATCTTGGGATAAAGATCACTATATTCTGCATAACTTGCGGAATGTTGTTACTAGTATTGATAAGTGGAAGTTTGAAACCTTTGATCAAGTCAAAAGGCAAAAGAATGGAATCTTGAGAAGATTGAATGgcattcaaaacaagttgtaGCAGAATGACAATGTTGTTAGGATGAGAAGGCTGCAGGCTAAGCTTCCAGGTGAGTTGAGTAGCATTCTGAATAAGGAGGTATTAATATGGTTTCAAAGGTCTAGGACAATGTGGCTTTCGGATGGGGTTAGGAACACAAACTACTACCATATGAAAATTATTTCGTGTAGGAAGAGAAATAAAATTGTGATGCTTAAAGATGATGGAGGGGAGTGGATTACTGATCTTGAGGCTTTAAAGGGACATGTTACAAAGTTTTATAAGGATATTTTTGCGTGTCCGAATAATTGGTGTCAGTGGTCTCAATCTAAAATAAGTTTTCCGAAGATTGAGAGAGAGAGCGTTTGCAGAAGCTGCAGAAGGAAGTGACTGATGCAGAGGTTCACAAAGCCCTTTTCTCTATGAAACCGTGGAAAGCGCCAGGGCCAGATGGTTTTCCAGCGGGCTTCTATAAAAAAGCTTGGGATGCCGTCAGAGTTAATTTAAGAAAGTATGTGAGAGATGTCTTGCAAAGACCTAGTACAATGATTGATATTAATAAAACACACATATGTTTGATTCCCAAAATAGAGCAAACTGTGAATATCACCCAATTCTGGCGAATCTCATTGTGTAACACTATATACAAAGTTATTAGTAAGGTGGTTGTCGAGAGATTGAAACCATTGATGGCAGAGTTAGTGTCTCCTTTTAAAACTGGGTTTGTGCCAGGAAGATCAATCCATGAAAACATTATAATTGCTAAGGAGGTGATGCATTCCATGCaaaagaaaagagggaagagGGGTCTTTTTGCGGTTAAAATCGATCTCACCAAAGCCTATGATAAGCTAAATTAATGGGAGTTTATATGGAGGATTCTAGAGGAAATTGGTTTACCTGAAAGTATCATCAACGTTGTTATGCATGGTGTTACGACAGTTGAAACAAATATAAACATGAATGGGAATAGGAACGATTACTTCCATCCTCATCGAGGTATTTGTCAAGGAGATCTCATCTCGCCGTATCTGTTCATGTTATGCATGGACAACTTATCTCATTTAATTGAGGCAGCTGTGATGGAGAAGAAGTGGATTCCTTTCTGTTTTGGCAAAAACGACGTAAGCATTTCACACTTGATGTTTGCTGATAATCTCCTAATCTTTGGGGAGGAAAATTATAATCAGCTACAGTGCGTGAAATACACGTTGAGGTTTTTTGTAGAATGTCTAGCCAAGAGATTAGTAGGGATAAATCCAGCATTCTTTTCTCTAGCAATATGGTTAGTAGTGAGAGAAAAAGGCTGGTGCACCTATCGGGTTTTAAGAAAACTCGGAGTTTAGGAAAATATCTTGGAGTTCTGCTCAATGGGAAATCTCACAATAAGAGGTAGTTCAATTATGTTAGTGAAAAAGTCGTGCTGAAGCTCTCTAGTTGGAAGCAATGTCAGCTATTCTTTGCTGGAAGAATCACGTTGGCTAAAAGCGTTATGGGAGCAATTCTGGTTTATCCTATGATGACATACCTTCTCCCCAAAGCGTGTGTTAAGGGAATTCGAAAGATTTAGAGGGAGTTCATATGGGGGGATACTGATGCAAAGAGGAAGGTTCATGCGATAAAGTTGGAAAATGTTACGAAAGCAGAGTGTAAGGGTGGCCTGGGGTTACGAGATCTCAATATTCTCAACAATGGGTGTATTATAAAGTTAAGAAGCAAGATTATAAATGGTGGCAGAGATCTTTGGTGCGACATTTTGTGTAGGAAATACAAATTTGAAGAGATTGGTAGAGGAATGCAGGCCAAAGCATTAGACTCAAACCTGTGAAAGGCTATAGTTAAAACTACACCATAGTTGATGGAAATAGGGCTGTGGCATCTTGGATATGGCAATGGTGTTAGTGCTTGGAGTGACTGTTGGATTGAGAAGAGTTTGTTCCTGAACGACATTAAAGAGAGCATTCCTACTGAGCTGCATAACGCTTCATCTGTTTTAAAATGAAATTCACTTAAAAAATTTATGCACACACTAAAaaataaactagtaacaaacac is drawn from Vicia villosa cultivar HV-30 ecotype Madison, WI unplaced genomic scaffold, Vvil1.0 ctg.000044F_1_1, whole genome shotgun sequence and contains these coding sequences:
- the LOC131622823 gene encoding uncharacterized protein LOC131622823 — encoded protein: METRCDPLKIKKAILKLGFDNMEFTENRGFAGGIVVDWKRSEINIQVSLKNNQFIHAKVCMENVDEWWFTAIYASPNDNSKKLLWEELKNIAKDMKDVWMLAGDFNDIASSSEKKGGLLASTHKYQRKKEGMNDSMVSNLDSKEPMFTWRGPIFHGGQRIYEKLDRAINNDGWTLHFLEAFVKVLTRVEFFDHHPILINLREDMQNYQKRPFHFESAWLINDTYKNMLQESWDKDHYILHNLRNVVTSIDKWKFETFDQVKRQKNGILRRLNGIQNKL